In the genome of Clostridia bacterium, the window GCTGTGGTAGTCGCTCAGGGGTGATCCGGCCGAGGCCGGAGTTGCCTTCCCGATCGTTTCCTTTTTTGGCTGTTCTGTCAACAAGCATTTGCTAGCACCCACAAATAGCTCCGATCCTGACCCCTTCTTGGTTAAAGAAGTCGGAGCCACGCCCATCTCCCGAGCCATGATCTGGACCACCCGGGGGGTGCAAAAACCACCTTGGCAACGGCCCATCCCCGCCCGGGTTCGGCGCTTGATGCCGTCTAAGGTCCGGGCCGGAGGGTTACGATGGAGAGCGGCCACTACCTCAGCCTCGGTCACGGTTTCGCAGCGGCAAACTACCCGCCCGTAGGCCGGATCCTTGTTAATCAGGGCCGCCCGTTCCGACCACGATAATTCAGCGAATCGCTGAATACCCTGGCGATACGGGTTAAAACTAGGTTTGGGCTGGAGGGAAACTCCTTGTTCGGCCAGCACCTCCGCCACCAATTGGGCCACTGCCGGCGAGGAAGTAACCCCGGTGGAGCGAATGTTGCAAGCATTGATGAAGCCTTTAAGGTTTGCCACCGGCCCCACCAGGTAATCAGGAGCATTGCCGGCCGCCCGTACTCCGGCAAATTGGGCAATAGCCTGGGAAGGATGAATCCCCGGAACCAGTTTCCTTGCCCCCTCGAGGACCTTGGCCAGGCCAGCAGCAGTCACGGCCCGCTCTTCCTTGTCCTCGATGTTGTCAGCAGTAGGGCCCATCAAGGTGTTGCCGTCGATGGTGGGGGTCACCAGTATGCCTTTACTGATGGGAGTGGGCACGGGCAAGATGATGTGTTCTACCAGGCGCACGGCCTTATCCAGCACCCAGAATTCCCCCTTACGGGGAGTGACCCGGAAATCAGCCAGGCCAGCC includes:
- a CDS encoding NAD(P)/FAD-dependent oxidoreductase, giving the protein MSLGRNEVVDLQPLVKEADVVIVGAGVVGCAIARELSRYDLEVVLVDRESDVGSGASKANSAIVHTGFDAHPGTLESQLVVKANWLFDDLARELDVPFKRVGALLVAVTEEEKEKLDQLKATGEANGVHDLKIIGRDELLAWEPAVNPSALGALWIPRESLTCPFTLTIAYAENAIANGVKLLLETEVEEIMVARGEVRGVRTNRGTINCRWVINAGGLYSDRLAQQAGLADFRVTPRKGEFWVLDKAVRLVEHIILPVPTPISKGILVTPTIDGNTLMGPTADNIEDKEERAVTAAGLAKVLEGARKLVPGIHPSQAIAQFAGVRAAGNAPDYLVGPVANLKGFINACNIRSTGVTSSPAVAQLVAEVLAEQGVSLQPKPSFNPYRQGIQRFAELSWSERAALINKDPAYGRVVCRCETVTEAEVVAALHRNPPARTLDGIKRRTRAGMGRCQGGFCTPRVVQIMAREMGVAPTSLTKKGSGSELFVGASKCLLTEQPKKETIGKATPASAGSPLSDYHSAHYRQGTLASKEVG